The Phormidium sp. PBR-2020 DNA segment AACGATGTTTTTAGAACAGGTGCGGCAACTCTCCTACTATGCCAACCTCGGACTCTTTTGGGAAGTCATGGCCCCAGTCTTCTTAGAAATGTCAGACCTCTATGATGAAGGGAAGATGACCACCGTTCCCGAAGCGATGGAGTTTCTTGTCAATGGCATTTTTGCCGTTGCCGGTCGTCCCATTTATCATCACGTTTATATTCGGGGAGAATGCTACGAAATTATCCCCAAATCCAAAGGCTTCACCTGGCTCTATGAAGCCGCCTTACCCTACGTAGAAACGGTCTTTTATCGCACCGCACCTTTCCGGGGTACAAAATCTTATAATGCCCAAGCTAAACAGGTTCCCCAAAACCAGAAAGACTTTCACTATGGTATTCTCTACGCCGATGTCTTCCCCGTTGGTAGTGCGGGCATTCCTCCCACCCTGTTAATGCAGGATATGTATCACTTTCTGCCGGACTATTTGCGGGAGTATTATCGGCAGCATTGTCGTGGAGAAGATGACCAACTGATTCAGTTGGGCATTACCTTTCAACGCTCAATGTATAACGTCACCTCGGCGGTAATTCAGGCGTTACGTCAAGCCCTCCATTATCCCCTGGATGACCCTAATCCTAAACACTTGCAGAAAAATCGCGATTTCTTCGAGGCCCAGATGGATCGCTTTTTACGTCCAGAAGCTCGTTTACAGGACATTCAACGGCAAGAGTATCGCTAACTCATGTTCCATGGGAGCCGATTTGTTAGCAAATCATCCCGGGAAGGGGATTGCCCGTGCAATTCTTCTACAATTGGGGAAGTAGAAGATGCTCGTTATCGCAATTCTCAATTTTCCTAAGTTCCTATGAGTACCACCATCAACACGCCCACGCCCAAGGCTGAGTTGGCCGCGCAAGCCGTCGCCGACAATGCCTTGAGCGACTTTATCCAAGAAACCTTAGCCCTCACCCGGCGTCTGTTTATTCAACTGCAACGCCGGCCCAGCACCCTGGTGGCGGGGATTATCCAACCCCTGATGTGGTTGATTCTCTTTGGTGCTTTGTTCCAAAATGCTCCCGCTGGCCTGTTTGAGGAAAGTCAAAACTATCTCCAGTTCCTCGGGGCTGGGGTGATTGTCTTTACTGCCTTCGCTGGGGCCCTCAATGCGGGTTTGCCGATTATGTTCGATCGCGAGTTCGGCTTCCTCAATCGCCTCCTGGTGGCTCCCCTCTCTAGCCGCTTCTCCATTGTTCTGGCCTCAACCATCTATATTGTCAGCCTCAGTTTCCTGCAAACCGCTGTGATTATGGCCGCTGGAACTGTCATGGGGGCAGGACTTCCGGGATTGGCCGGCTTAGGGGCGATCGCCCTATTCCTCTTTTTCCTCATCCTCGGTGTAACTGGCCTAAGTCTCGGCTTAGCCTTCGCCCTCCCCGGCCATGTGGAACTGATTGCCGCCATTTTCGTCACTAATCTACCACTCCTGTTTGCCAGTACCGCCCTAGCACCTCTGTCCTTCATGCCAGGCTGGTTACAAGTGGTCGCCAGTCTCAACCCGCTCAGCTACGCCATTGAGCCAATTCGCTACCTCTACCTCCATGACAGTTGGAGTTTAAGTAGTATCGTCATGGAAGCGCCTTTTGCTGATATTACCTTCGGAGCGGCTCTCTTGGTATTGGTTGTCTTCGCCATGGCAGCTTTAGCCCTGATTCAACCCTTACTCCGTCGTCGCTTCGCCTAATTCTCAACACCCTTCGTCAATCCCCGTTTAGGAGGATCTGTTTATGAATCCCTTACGTTTTCTGGTCAGTAGTTCTCTCACTCTTGTCGCCCTAGCCAGCAGTCTGGTTCTCGCGACAACAGCCCAGGCCCAAAGCTCCCGCGATGTGCCCTCCAATGACCCATTCCGGGATAGTCCCAACACCGGCGATCGCAACCCCATGCAAGGGGAAGGCGGCCTGGATATGTTTGACATTATCCACCGCAGCAACTTCGGCAACGGTCCGAGCCTCGACCAATTCCGCTCCACACAAGAGGGCCGCCTCGACAATGCCGCAGATGCCTTTCGTCGCCGCCAACTTGAACTTATCCGTCAACAGGATGCCATCTCAACCGATGAGGTAGAATCCCTCAACCTTGACGACTAATCTGAGTTGCATAGCATAAAAAAAGATGGGAGTCAAGCCCCCATCTTTTTTTGTTTAAGTCTAACCAGACTTGATTGTAGATGACCCCCAATGACAACGGCAGGGAGCTGCGTTTCGGTTATAACACAACTCCAACCGGCTCAGTTCTAGGAGTTGACGCTGTAGGGAACCGAAGGCACAAAGCTCGGAACCACCACATCATCATTTTGTTTCGTCAGCTGCTCATAGAGACGTTCCGTATTGGGGAAGTTGGCCGCCGGTAAGGTCGGGAAGCGACGATAGGGGACAATGTCTTCGCCAAAGGCCTCGATGTACTCCGGACAGTTAACCATGGTGCTGACAAAGCCGCGAATCCCCTCAGAGGCAAGGATTTGGTTATACTTGCGGATTTCAGCCTGATCACGCGGCGCACGACCGAGGAAGTGCTTGGTTCCCAACTCGATGACCTTGGTGTTGGGATAGGGGGTGTAGAACTCGCGAATATAGAGTTCCGAACAGCCAATTCCCTCGATGAACTCTTTGAGGGTAATCTCGCCATTGCTCAACTTGCTTTCGAGAGCAGTGAACTCACGCTTGGTGACATAGGGTTCGATGTCGCGCTCGAAGATTTGCCGATAGGTGGCCCGGATGACCGTTTGCACCTGAAGTTTGTCGAGAGTGCTGGTGAGCTTGAACTGCTTGGTTTGTTGCCGCTGTTGGCTGACACCCTGCTGAATGCGGAAGTTGATATCGGGATGGGTTCGCATTCCGGCATCACTGGGAGTCCCCAACTGAACAAAGCGCGGCGCTTCGGGTTCGGGTTTGACCAACATTCCCGTATCGCCGATGCTACCGGCCCGCAGGGAGCGTTGAGCCTGTCCGGCGGGAGTCACATAGCGTTCGTAGGGAACGGTGTCTTCTCCGAAAGACTCCAGGTATTCGGGACTATCCATGATCTCATCCACCAAAGCATAGAAGCCCTGTTTGGCGCAGATGTCAAAGTAGCGGTTCATCTCGGGACGACCGTAGGTCGGACGACCCAAGAGACGACGGTGGATGAATTCCACGGATTTACAGACGTAGAGGGATGTCCAGTACATCTTGCGGAAGATTTCCGATTTCGCCAAGTCACGGATGAACTCACGCATGGTGATGTCCCCATTTTCGAGGCGAATTTCGGACACCTTTAACCCTTGTCCATCGTACAAGTCCCGTCCAAACACCTGACGGTATGCTGCCCCAATCACCGTTTGGGTGCTGCTTTCGTTGTACTGAACACTACTTCCGCGAGCGACGGTGAAGCTGGGAACCGGAGACATTTTGAAGACTTTGGGCCCCAAGGAACCGGGGTTGACCCCTCGTGCGCCGGGATTGCTCAGTTGGTTCTCGATACCGGCACCGCGACGAATCAGGATGCGGCGGGTATCTTTACCAAAGGGCGCCGGCGCATTTTTGGGACTGCGGGTTTCTTTGGGGAAAATTGCCCCGAATTGGATTTCCAGGGGATCGTTGCCGACACCATAGGGGTGGCGGTCAGGTAGAGGCCGTACGTAGTCGGCGTAGAGGGTGACAAACTGAGGAACTTTGCGGAAGGGCGCGCTGTAGCTAAACAGGTCAAACTGAGCGCCCCAGTTACGGCATTCTTGGGCTTCTTGGCCAAGACCCCGCAGATAGGGAACGGTCTCCTCGCCGAAGTAGTCGGAGTACTCCTGAGAATCGACCAGGGCATCAATAAGCGCCCCTTGACCCCCTTCGGACATGATGGAGAAGTATTTCTGGACTTCTTCTCGGGAGGAGGGAGCGCGACCGAGGATGTGACGGAAGGCTAGTTCCAGGGCCCGGCTGTTGATGAAGGGTTGGAAGAATTGTTGCCGATAGAGGGGGGTTTTGCACAGACGGCGCACAAACTCTTTCATCGAGATTTGCCCGTCTTTCACCTGAGACTCTAGGTAGGAGATCCCTTGGCCATAGGCTCGGGTAATATCCCGCTCGAAGATTTGCCGGTAGGCCGCTTTGACAATGGCATCTTTTTCGCTGAAGGATAACCCCGGCTTCATGGCGAATTTGGAGCGAGGCTCAGCGCCGTTGGCGTAGATTTGCGGCAGTTTTAAGCCCTGTTGATCGGAGGATTGCCCTTTACGGACTTTCTCGGAGGGGGTGGGGGCTTCAAATTCACTCAACAGTACGTCGAAGTATTGACGCACTAAGTCAGCCGCTTCCTGGTCTTGTTTGAAGTAGTTGGCGGCCGCAGCCCGCATTTCTTGGATGGCCACGATGGTGGCGGCGGAGGAGCAGGCGTTCTCGATGATTTCTCGTAGTCCCCGCACGTTGACGGAGATGATGTTGGGATCTCCGGCGACGAGGGCGTAGGTGACGTAGCGCAGGAACCAGCTTAAATCCCTTAGAGATTTGGTCATGTTGGCCGGACCGTAGCGGGCCACGTTGATGGCTCGGAACCCGGCAGGAGCTGCCCCAGCGCTGGGGGTGAAGAAGAGGTTTTTGATGCCGTCAAAGACACTTCCTTCTTCTTCGATGTAGCTGACGGTCTCTAGGGTTTCTGAGGCCGCTCCGGCCATGGCCATGACTGGCTCTGGCTTTTCTAGGAAGGACATGGGAGAGCCGCCGGTGAAGATCCGGTTGGCGGCTCGGGAAACGATTAAATCTGACTTGGCGGTGAGAATTTGGGCAATCTCAACGCGCTTGGTTCCGGATTTAAAGAAGGTGTCCAATTCACCCAGTTCGTTCCGTCCCAGGTAACGATCCTGCTGTTCGGCTTGCGAGATCGTTGAGACGGGAACCGTTTTGAAGATTTGCTGGCGCACTAAGGTCGTGCCACCGCTTGCTGTTACACTCATGAGTTATATTTACAAGAACGACAGGATACCGGGGAGGGACAAGGGAGAGGCAAAGGCTTCTTCTTATCCTAGTATTGTTATCCGGCTTAAAACACTCTAGTTTTATTAAGCTCGCACTGTTAAGAAGTATGTCAAAATCAGATTGCGAACTCGGGCGGTCAATATTCTAATTACCGCGACATGATAAAGGATCGCGGGTCTTTGTATGAGAAAACGCAAAGTTTTGTAACGTTTGAGCGATCGCCCCTCGCCCTCCTGATCCCCGATCCTACCG contains these protein-coding regions:
- a CDS encoding CO2 hydration protein, which produces MTQTTTKPSQNALPPSQHPYAEIIHRLEAGGSMLPDTPENLMQIIGIYKAYAVPMDFYWRNLLYIAEQVFLNPIPAFKYFLPKSYLDRQNSYAGDQSQLRVWRGGGEAHPELLEFLQRGETRKMPKLFHHLWHDRINMEFAEACMRAMLWHHGLGGKFDDYLESDEYIANCDRAIRAYFKGNPLMLGLYKLFPTMFLEQVRQLSYYANLGLFWEVMAPVFLEMSDLYDEGKMTTVPEAMEFLVNGIFAVAGRPIYHHVYIRGECYEIIPKSKGFTWLYEAALPYVETVFYRTAPFRGTKSYNAQAKQVPQNQKDFHYGILYADVFPVGSAGIPPTLLMQDMYHFLPDYLREYYRQHCRGEDDQLIQLGITFQRSMYNVTSAVIQALRQALHYPLDDPNPKHLQKNRDFFEAQMDRFLRPEARLQDIQRQEYR
- a CDS encoding ABC transporter permease, producing the protein MSTTINTPTPKAELAAQAVADNALSDFIQETLALTRRLFIQLQRRPSTLVAGIIQPLMWLILFGALFQNAPAGLFEESQNYLQFLGAGVIVFTAFAGALNAGLPIMFDREFGFLNRLLVAPLSSRFSIVLASTIYIVSLSFLQTAVIMAAGTVMGAGLPGLAGLGAIALFLFFLILGVTGLSLGLAFALPGHVELIAAIFVTNLPLLFASTALAPLSFMPGWLQVVASLNPLSYAIEPIRYLYLHDSWSLSSIVMEAPFADITFGAALLVLVVFAMAALALIQPLLRRRFA
- a CDS encoding phycobilisome rod-core linker polypeptide, producing the protein MSVTASGGTTLVRQQIFKTVPVSTISQAEQQDRYLGRNELGELDTFFKSGTKRVEIAQILTAKSDLIVSRAANRIFTGGSPMSFLEKPEPVMAMAGAASETLETVSYIEEEGSVFDGIKNLFFTPSAGAAPAGFRAINVARYGPANMTKSLRDLSWFLRYVTYALVAGDPNIISVNVRGLREIIENACSSAATIVAIQEMRAAAANYFKQDQEAADLVRQYFDVLLSEFEAPTPSEKVRKGQSSDQQGLKLPQIYANGAEPRSKFAMKPGLSFSEKDAIVKAAYRQIFERDITRAYGQGISYLESQVKDGQISMKEFVRRLCKTPLYRQQFFQPFINSRALELAFRHILGRAPSSREEVQKYFSIMSEGGQGALIDALVDSQEYSDYFGEETVPYLRGLGQEAQECRNWGAQFDLFSYSAPFRKVPQFVTLYADYVRPLPDRHPYGVGNDPLEIQFGAIFPKETRSPKNAPAPFGKDTRRILIRRGAGIENQLSNPGARGVNPGSLGPKVFKMSPVPSFTVARGSSVQYNESSTQTVIGAAYRQVFGRDLYDGQGLKVSEIRLENGDITMREFIRDLAKSEIFRKMYWTSLYVCKSVEFIHRRLLGRPTYGRPEMNRYFDICAKQGFYALVDEIMDSPEYLESFGEDTVPYERYVTPAGQAQRSLRAGSIGDTGMLVKPEPEAPRFVQLGTPSDAGMRTHPDINFRIQQGVSQQRQQTKQFKLTSTLDKLQVQTVIRATYRQIFERDIEPYVTKREFTALESKLSNGEITLKEFIEGIGCSELYIREFYTPYPNTKVIELGTKHFLGRAPRDQAEIRKYNQILASEGIRGFVSTMVNCPEYIEAFGEDIVPYRRFPTLPAANFPNTERLYEQLTKQNDDVVVPSFVPSVPYSVNS